GAATATGCATCCAGCTTGTAGGCTGCCTGTTCCAAAGTGGCCACCTGCTCTTCTATTAGATTGATTTGTTCCAGATATGGCTGAAGCCCAGCATCTTCAAGACAGGGGGGAATGGGGTGAGAGAAACAAACAGCAATCAGTTACTAACTGAGCGTAAACAACTTACATCACCTCTTGAGTCATTAATCTTCAAATAATGTGACCAGAACACAGATTCAGCAGTATTTGCATAACCTTAAAATCATGtaaacatacaaagctgccttaaaCCAGGTCAGAATATTAGTTCATTAAGCCTAGAGGTGTCTGCTCCAATAGGAAATAGTTCTCCACGGTCTTAAGCAATGGTCCTTCCTATCCCTCCTACTGGAGACCCTTTCAAACACAAAATATTGGAGATTTAACCTAGGATCTTCTGATGGAAAGCTATGGTCCTTTCCCAATAGAATTCACTGgctacaaaaaaaatcagtgaacaTTAAATCTACAATGTAGCAAGAAGAAATAttcaagattctttttttttttaaccacaacTGATATAAGAAAATCTGGCAACACTGCTAAACAGATTTGTACTGGTATTTACTCACAAATCTATGAATGGTTGCCcaactctaaagcagtggttcccaaacttctagcACCATGACCCAGCTCATCCCCTGGGTTGCAACGCTGTTGACTGGagctcccagaggcctcttccaggttgttCCTGGCTGCTGACCCACTCTTATTAGCCTTCATGGGTTTTAGAATGGCCCACAAAAGTATGTGAAAGCGACCTCCAGTCAAACTGAGCTCCGTAGAGGCCAACAGAATGAGTCACTGGGACGcagcaacccagaagaggcttctGGTAAGTCATTCTAGCCAGCAGAGTCGCTAGGCCACCTTCCAAAATTGCTCCTATTTGTAGCCAAACTGGCACAAGGGTGGACCAGAGGGCCCAACATGTGACCCACTGCATATGGGGTcacgacccacactttgggaaacactactGTAATGGAAGAACAACTTTATGAAAGGTCACTCTGTCATCAATAGTTTGCCATATGTCCATGGGAATTCTGCATTACATGCACAAAGAGAAAACTTAAGACACcttacggcagtggttctcaaactctctgggagagtttgagagccactaagtacttgtgtgggtggggggaggcagcgggggcagggggaaggcagcagcacgagccccaggatcgcgccactcaggggggctgcaggatcttgggtgcacttacccaagcctcctgcagcctccccaggctgtggggagcccagcacgacctgcagcagggctccctgcagcagtgaaagtaaatgcagagtgatcgcgccctgcctctgcatttactttcactgctatggggagccctgctgcatcttgctcaggtaagtgcacccaagcccctgcaacccccctgggcggcgcgatcctggggatcgcgctgctgcctccttcctgcctccaggctgcccccaccccttaagggggcagaggccagggctcacaggctggggtgtcacgaagtcccagtttgaaaagccctgccttatgaTAATTTCAGCTCAGGAAACTCTGTGAAATTATCAAAAAAAGGACAGCCCATACCATAAACAGCCATCCTGCAATGCTTTTCTTAAAACCATAAGCATATTATAAAAGGAAAATGACAACGCATTCCCAATTCCCTCTTTGCTCACCCTCTTTGTGCAGGAATCTACACACAAGAGAATCTATTCATCAGAAACCCTAACACATGGATTTGATTCTATATCATCAGCACATTAGCAATAGGGAAGAATGGAGGAAGCCAAAATACATAAGGCTTGTTTTGTGGTCCACACTGCTACTAGAAGATATCGCAAAGACAAGATTGGGAATCACCAGTTGGCAAAGATAGTGACTATGATTTCAATAAATTATATGCACAAGCAGACAAATACTTGCATCCATCACGAGTGTGTTTTTAAATTATCACCATAGCTTTCCCTTAAACGAGAAGAGAAACCTCTTTTCATTTTACAATGCTTCTGACCTCTTTGCTGTTGGAGAATAAATGTAAGATTAGCCCTGGCTGCATGtccaatttatttattatacGAGTAGTTGTATCTCACTGCATCATGCCCAGTTCTCACACCCAAGTATATAGCTTCTTTGGATCATGGTTGCTGTGTATGAACACATCCTAAGCTTGCATGTAACAATCTAGAATCAAAGCACGTTCCTCTTtcaaaagaacatctctctctaCTTACATTTCTGATTCAAGTCTTTCAAGTTTCGACTTATGTTTATAGCAATATCTTTCATTTCCAGGTACTTCAAACTAGTTAGTTTATTCATGTTTTCCAAGAGTTTATAGTCTTCACTAGTAGCTTAAAAAGGgagaagaaacagaaaataataaTGTCAGTTACTTCCAGGACACAGTTtcacaattaattttaattagaGAAGTACAATATGTCTTTAGCCAACAAGATTATTTAAACAAGGGACTTAACAATCTGAGTTCAAAAAACTTATCTCAAGCAAAGACTTTTGTTTCCCtctaacagccattttcaaccactgtgccatggcacaatggtgtgccacaagtggtccacaggtgtgccacaggaatttgggagaaggtcatttattagtagggccaacgggagatgtgagccccccactggcaccatggtgtgccttgtcaattgccaaaaacctgatggtgtgcctagacaattttcatgccttgtcagtgtgccatgagatgaaaaagattgaaaatcgatGTCTTAGGCATACACACAGGACTCATGGATAGCAATGAAAAAAGGAAGTGTTACCAGAAAATGGGCTGTAATATGCTAGGCAACCTCTCAAAGTGGACAGGGCTACAGCAGGCCAGCAAACTGCATGCATTTGAGatatagggctcaatcctaaacaactttccagcactgacctagccgcaatgcagccctaaggtaaggtaacaaacatgcccttacttgaggaggcccccttgactgccaacccactgcaggatacagtgcatgccacattggcacaactgtgtcactgctggaaagtcggttagaattgcgcccataATGGCATTACTGGAAAACACGGATAGGGCCAAACTGGCATCCCACTGCCCCGAGTTTCTGGAAAGGGAGGGTATAAGtgctataaacaaacaaatactgTGCCCTGATCTGAGAACTCTTATGCACTACAAAAAGCTTATGCCATTCTGGGGAGAGGAAAGACAGGAGATTTTGTTAAGTTTTCTGAAAACTTACCTGTCAGTTCACCTGTTAGATAAATAGCCATTTTGTTGAACATATCCTTACACAGTTCATTGATATCTGCCTCTGCTGGTTCTGTGGCTTCTTCTGCTGTTTCAACAGCAGGATCATCTACTCAAATataagtggaaaaaaaatgttagcactttaaggctgcaatcctatgcacactttcctgagagtaagcgccactgaagaTAATAAGACTTcgttctgagtagacaagcatagtacTGCACAGCAAGATGCCTCTGTGATCCTGTGGGAAGTACTAGATGGGCTggtttcagataagggatgcctcTTAACTGTATGAGCATGGGCAAATCTGGCAATGCATACTCACAGGGCTTTAAACTCCCAATAAAACAAATCATCCAAACACCACATGCGGGAAGGGGAACAAAATGAAATCAGgtactgtatttatttacttttaaaattcatCTTTTTCATTTAGGTTTCTAGTATATTGCACTTGCACCCCCAAGTTAAGATATCAACAGGTTAAAGAATGAAAACTGTATCAAGAACACTGTTTGGTGCTTTTATGAAGTAAATGGGAATACAGTATAATAGTGTTAGTAGAAAGTATATGAGAGAATGGTGCCTGCCTCCTACGAAGATAAGGAAGCAAGTACAGTCCCAGAGAAGGCAGGGCCACTCCTGCCATCAGTTCCTACTTCCCAAGTGTACAGTTTATGAAAATAGAATAAAAGCAGAAACATCAATACACTGTCATAAACTAGATGTGATCCTTGACATTTACAAAGAGAGAGTGGGGCGGGTATCCACATTTGACATAACGCCTTACACAAACAAAGAGTTCAAACACAAACACAGAGCATCCAAGAAAGAAGCTGCCACTGGGTCGCTGGAAAGTGTTGTCAGTCATTGAGGCTGCAGCCCTAAGCTTTACaagggaataaaccccactgaatacaaggAGACACACAGCCCCGTCTTATGcgtgcctattcagaagtaagttccattatagtcaatggggcttacttgcaggaaagatggcagccttacagcacgatcctatgcatgcctggtcagaagtaagccccattatagtcaatggggcttactcccaggttagtgtggataggatggcaacctcagaggccaatcctatccatgtttgctcagaagtaagttccattatagtcaatggggcttactcccaggaaagtgtgaataggatggcagccttacagcacgatcctatgcatgccaactcagaagtaagccccattatagtcaatggggcttactcccagataagtgtggatagcattgcaatccatgcctgtctactcagaagtcagccccattccagtcaatggggtttgctcccaggaaagtgtgggtaggatggcagccttagagcccattactatgcgtgcctactcagaagtaagccccattacagtcaatggggcttacttccaggaaagtgtggctatgaATGCAGCCCAGCAGACATGCACAGCCAGAGGCTGTGGCGGGTCCTCCCTGGCTGCAGACAAGGAGAGGTTAATGGGAAGCCCACCGAGCTCCCCCCAGCACTGCGCCCTTCCACAGGGCAAGGAGGTCTGCCAGGGCGAGTGCCTGACAGAAGCCGCAGCCCAGCCGCCCAGAGCCTCCCCCTCTTACGCTTAGCGGCTTGCTGCCGGGACtccggagtctcctcagggggcGCAGCCGCCGTCGCCAtgacaaacaccccccccccggagcgAGAACAGAACAGGCTTACTTCCGGGTGCCCACAAACATAGTACAAGCTTCAACACGCACTGCGCATGCGCCGGAGCGCGATGCCGACTGATGCGTCGCGGGGGGTTCTGAGCGTCTCTCATTGGCTGTGGAACAAACTCTTAGAGTAGTGGTTGTTTTGTCTTAGGCACTAAACTTCCTGGCTTCGTTGGACGCCACTTAGTGGGATAAAAGTGGTAGCTGCTCATAAGGCCAATAGGGGGATCTGGAACTTTACTGAAGCAGTGACTGGGCAGAACAGTGTCCTCCTGTCCCTCCAGGCTGAAGCAGGGCAGGTTGATACTTGTACCAGTTGAGACTTTGTATCAATTGCTCCACTCCAGTtaacactgtggctgcaatcctttcctgagagtaagccccattgaacaaaataggacttacatctgagtagaccgggttaggtttgtgccctgtgGCTCATGTAGtttgggatgatgatgatgatgaaccagCTTCAAGGCATCTTCTTCACTATTCTTTACATCGGGGTGGGCTAACTTTCAGcttcagggatcctggacctttaaccatagcggaggagagagaatttcagcaggtacagctgatgttgcacctgctaaaattccctctcctatacaatggttaaaggtccaggatccctgaagTTGACAGTTTGCTCACCCCTGGTTTGAACCAAACTCCATATATCTTGGCTGTATATTTGAACAGTGTTTAACAGCGATTCTATTTCAGATGGTGATTTTCCATATagctttagatcagtgtttctcaaactgtaggtcaggatccactaggtgggtcacgagccaatttcaggtgggtccccattcatctcaatattttatttttaatatcttagacttgatgctaccatggtatgtaactgcatttggggaaatgttgacagacctatactttaaacaagctactatgtattttcttttaataatgatagtaaatgggacttatgccttggtaagtgtgggtaggactgttaaaattttcctgcttgataatgtcacttctagtcatgacaccactttcagtgggtcctgacagagtctcattctgaaaagtgggtcccagtgctaaatgtgtgacaaccactgctttagatcatCCATGTAAAGGAGGTGGGAAAGCTTGGGAGATGTTTTGATACAATAACAACAAAACTGGCTTATAAACAAGATCAAATGAACAcgaggaaagaaaaatggcaaagcaaagcaCTCCATGGCCAGTACATAAAAGACATTGCAGGAAATGCTGacaacaacaaaacctggcaCTGGCTAAGAACAAGTGGATTGAAGAAGGACACAGAGGGATTCATTTTGGCTACCCAAGACCAGGCCAATGTACATATAGAGCCAAAACTGAGAAAACATCTACAGGCAGAAAATGTCGcttgtgtaaagatgctgatgaaacgGTGGATCACCTGGTCAGGTATTGCAAGAAGATTCtgcagactgactacaaagaagGGCACAACAGAGTTGTGACAATAATTCATTGGAACGTGTTGAAAGGATAACTGGCTTCAAGTAACAACTGGTAGAgtcacaaaattgaaaaagtagtaGAGAATGAAGAAACCAAAATGCTCTGgaattttagaatacaaactgacAAACATCTGCCACTCAACGCACTAGACATAACCATTATTgataagaaggataagaaagtctggatagtagacactgcaatacctggtgacagtagagtagaaaataaagtactggagaaaatcaccaaatagaaattgaaagattgtggcacaagaaagcaagagtaatcccaatagtcataggggcTTTGTGTACTATCCCGTagcacctggaaaagcacttgaacaccatcgGGATGAGTACAAGCACCATCAGCCAATTAAAATGGCCACCTTACGCGGaacagcagggctccccaagcatcagaaagtgaaagtggagtgatcgtgctccactttcactttctacagcaTGTGAAAGTGGGGGTCGTGTCGCTGCCATACCCCTGCcaccatcccttaagggggcagaatccagggccctcaggctggggtgttgcgacaccccagtttgagaagccctgatatACACTAAGCCCCCATGATATAAAGTGGTTCAATTCCCGAGGTTTGTCTGGAAGATGGAATGCACGTAGATTCAaacagctgtgttttttttttaagacccaGTGCTTTGTGTCTGTGCAAAACCACTATGATGAACAGACTGTGCCTACACGGACATCCGTAACTTGGATGTGCCAAAAGTGCTAACACAGATATCCGTAACTTGGACTTCTGTAACTCCAATGCCCATAACTCAGGAACCCAGTGTACACATTTTCCTTGGAGTtgatctcattgaactcagtgggacttgcttctgagcggACGTGGGCAGAATTGCACTGGTactcctcacagggttgtggaaAGGGCCACATCAAGAGAATACTGTATATGCGAAGTGCttggcacactcagaaagcactatacaaatgctaagtattatgaTCTATGAATTAGTTCAGGGTCAAGCTCtcactgagccccccccccataaatacaCAGTTTAGATGTATTCAGCATCTTTTATTCAAACtacaaaatttaaaatattgaaataatacaaaaatattgcacattttaaaacattaGATTGTTTTCCCATTATTAAAACATGTGGGACTTACAATGAAATACTATATTGTATCTCATCTCCCCAATCCTAATGCCAAATTAGCTCAAGCGGGCCAGTTTGCACTCCCTGTCCCCATCAGTTATATTTTTCCAACCCACACCTCGACATTCCACTGACTGTGCTCAATTCTCATTAAGgctaggttttcttttttcttctgttttaattTTCAAACCTGACCAGTTTTATGTGCCTAGGGAGTCCTACAAATATGTAGAAACCACTATCTTGTTTGTGAGTGGCCCTGAATACAAACTCAACACCTGATTTTGCTGCcctcaattaaaaaaagaagaagtcaaTTTTAAAGGCCATTTATACTGGCAGCACAAATTTGGAGGTGAACTTATTCCATTCTCCAATCCTCAGTGTCTGTCCAACATTAGTGAAAAGTTGGTTTAAGAACATAGGACATAATTCAACTTGCCTTGTAAGAACTAGTCATCCTGGGTAAGAGTGATCAACccacaaaagatacagccaaccAGGTCAACAAAACTTGGATGAGCATTGCAACACAAGTGAAAGATGCATATCAGATGTACATTTGCTTCCACAACACTTAATGCACATGAAAGGTTGTTTCCATGTGTGAACTAAAATGCGGTGGCAGAACCTGACATATATCAAGTGTTTGTACATTCAGCTCTGTAGGGACTCAGCTGCTTTCTGCAGGTCTGCTATCTGAGCTGGTGTAACCAGAGATTGACCCTAAGATTTcatgtgtgcaaagcatgtgctctagtACTGAGCTAATATCCTTTCCTACCTCCCCAGCCCTTTGGATGGCAATCTTGCATGTTAGCATCTGCATATAATTTGCTTTTATGAGAGCTGGCTTTAGAGCAGCATCACATTAAAGTTAGGAATATACTGTATTAAGATGTTTGGCAGAATAAGCCTATatctatttggaagtaagtcttaGTGTGCttaatgggggttactcccaggaaagtgtgtgcaatATTGCAGTCCAAGTTAAATATAATGTTCTGTTAACTTTGTATTTATaattaacatcatcatcatcattgttgaTCATTGAAGATAGTACGGAACCAGCAGCTGTTTGCTGACTTTGCCAGATGCCTGCTAATCATATAGAATGTGTCTCTTCATGCAGGAACAAGAAGGGGTTTGCTCTGACCCTTTGTTCTTTATAGGGGGCAGATTCTATCTTTTGGAACTGCAGACTGTGTTGTTTGACCTGTTGTTTTTTTGTAAAGGTAACTTTTCTGGAGAATTTTCATTAGAAGAGCATATCAACTATCTTTTTAGATTACATTGTACCCTTGGGTTAGTTCGCAGGTGAGTTTATGCTACAGCCAAGGTTATTACCAGTTGTCCTTAATTTGCAATTTTGTTTCCCTTTTGTTGCCCACTGaattatttgtttaaaatatttatattccagtttTCCCGGGAGTCAAAGCAGTATTGCACAAAGCAAATTCTACATTgcacctcctgccaaaaagaaagagggggacttTGATTTCTAACACAAGATAATTTGCTTTTTGTTCTGGATCTCCTATAAAGAAAGTACTGCAACTACATCCCTAGTATGTCATTGAGGTCACATATTAAGTCCAAAACAATGTTTTGCTTTTATTACTTTGACTATAACTGTGTGTCTGTTATGTATGCCAAATAATAAATTTGGCTAAGCAAATTTGATATGTGATAGATTCTAGTAGGCATCTCTCTCACCCCCAtgttatttagggtgcaatcctaaccccttatatcagtgctttccagcactgacttaagggcaatgcagctctgatgtaagggaacaaacattcccttactttgaggaggccgccgtgagtgacacccaactgcaggatgcagcacacgttccattggcactgctatgccagtgctggaaagcaatgacataaggggttaggattgcgcccttaatgtcttGCATTTTTTGGCCAAGTTGCATTTTTGACCAAGTTACTGAGAAAGTAAGTTAACCCTTTGGAGTAGTTGGGTGGCCAGGGTTTTAACTGTAGTAACTCCTCTTCCCTATTTAGACTTTCTAGCGCTTAATAAATAGTAGCAGTCTATGGAAATGGAATTATAATGTACGATAGGATGAATGTAGTCCCAGCAATAAAGCTGAAGTCATTAATCTTGCATTTAATCTAGTTTTCCAGTTTCCTCAAGGATTCAgaagcagagtttttttttttttaaacataggaaCTTGAGTTATGCCCAGATTTATATACTGAAAAAGGTAGTTACTGAAAATCAGCAATGAACAGAATTGTCTGAAAGCTGGTTCCGAATAGAAACACACTCAGAGCTCAACAACTGGAGGCTGCTGGACCAAATCTAGTTTCCTGAGCTGTACCACCTGTTCCCCTTCAACTTGCCAGCCTAGAAGCAAAAGAGATGTAGAGGAAGTGACATCTGCAAAACACAGCTAGTTGGCAGAGTGAAAATGTAGTTTTGGCCCACAGATTCCCTTTTCAAAATGGTTCTCCAGGACAACCATTTGTTGGCTAACCAGGGATCTATATTGATTTCCTGAGGCTGATTCCATTTGAGGCtgacttaaaaatatatatatatatatataaggaaaAGGTGAAATctataacccatttttgcctagctcccaggtgtacacatttggtccctgttgcatatatgcaatgttgggcagcaatggcttaaaAGGATGCATTAGTCAGTCAATGAAtctctttgcaaaaaaaaaatctaaatactGTAAAATCAAAGTTTAAAAAGTGGTACAACATGGTCCTCCAAACTGGATCAAGAAAATAAAAACTTGTTTTGAGAGTCATTTGCTCAGCAGCTGAATAGGGGCTGTTAAGTGAACTTTTTCATAAATTGGAGTTTGCTGTATGCTATCAGAAGGAAAATAACTATCATGCAGAAAAGGGCCACAATGTTCTCCCACATGGCCCAATTGGTAGGTTCGATGCCCTGGCTGCAGAGGTATGTTTCACCGTAGCACctgttaaataataatacagAAAATATATTCATTAACTGCCCAAATGTTGGACTGGTACAAATTTAATCTCATTTAGACCCAAATGCAGAAAATGCTAACAGATGTAAGGCCACACTAGTTTTTCAACTGTGAAGGTAAGCAAGCCCTCTTATTTACCAAGGAGGTGTTCTTGTGGCATTTATACCCTTTCTTACTCTATTTTCATGGATGTATTCTTACTGCCTTTAGTACATCCCATTTTGTAATTAAATCAAATGTGATTCCTGTTGAAAGATATGGTTGCCACCAAGCTGGAATGTTATCCTTTTTGCCAGTTGCCAGAATTGAAACATACAAAGCCAAAAAAATTCCAGATGAGCCATTCTTGCTTGTTATTATATGTATACGCATATGTTAACACATGGGAATAAATATGCTGACTTTGTGCTTGATAGCAAATTTAGGACTCAACCCTCCACCTCCACTCAaaatgctggtgtgtgtgtgtgtgtgtgaaataggCATGTGTGGCTACCATTGTGAACCATCCTCATTCCGCTCCTAAACTACCTCTGGCCTAGCCCACTTCCTGCCCCGATCTGACTTACTTGCAATAGCAGAGGATGGTGGAAGTTCTGTGGGTTGTTGTTGCCCTGGCATAGCTTCTGggcatttgtgctggcagctgtGGCCACAGAACAGCAGAACAGCTTTCATGCTGTTGGGCCCCAGTTTCACtgtggtggatcatgagatccaccagcGTTAAGGCCAGGTTAGGCCTGggctgtttttctttattttattgtgtgtaaATTTCTTACTGCCTTTCTTGTGTGTATATTCAAGCAGGTATTCCTTGATCAGTTCCATTAATTAAAACAGCTTGAATTTCAATACTCAAATGATAGTTAATATCCTGTATCTCCTCTGGGCTTGATACGGGGTTGTTGATACCAGACCTTTATGAGGCAGGTTGATCTTCCCCTACTGAAAATTGATGACTTTTCAGTTGTTTTTCCAGAATACACAATGGTGTGGGTGTGTGCGGTGATGTAAGAAGAGGTACTTCTTGTGAGCAATGAGCATTCCCAAATTTAAAAGGACACAAGTACTTCTATAAGAGAATGTATGTATTTTTCCACCTACAAATCAATAAGCTGACACTTACGTTCGCTCAAGCTGAGaactttgggaacaactgggcATTGGTGGGTACACTGTGGTATTATCGCCACAGAACTTCAGGTCTCTAAATTCATTTACTTGAAGGGCCTGTGCAGAAACCAAATATGAAATCAGAGCAGCAGTAGCAACAAAGAAACTTCACACTATCCAGCCATATTTACCCAGTATGTGTATATTGTTAAAGGAATCTGTAGTCAGTCAGTACTGCCTCATTAATAGCAAACTCACCCAAGCACCTTTTCA
This portion of the Tiliqua scincoides isolate rTilSci1 chromosome 3, rTilSci1.hap2, whole genome shotgun sequence genome encodes:
- the BLOC1S2 gene encoding biogenesis of lysosome-related organelles complex 1 subunit 2 — protein: MATAAAPPEETPESRQQAAKHDPAVETAEEATEPAEADINELCKDMFNKMAIYLTGELTATSEDYKLLENMNKLTSLKYLEMKDIAINISRNLKDLNQKYAGLQPYLEQINLIEEQVATLEQAAYKLDAYSKKLEAKYKKLEKR